CTGGGACAGGGCCTGGGAGATCACCACCCAAAGTTGCGCCTACACCAACCACACCCTGCTGCCGGAAGCCCTAGAGCGCTGGCCGGTGGATATGTTTGCGTCTCTTTTGCCGCGCCATTTGGAAATCATCTACGAGATCAACCGGCGGTTTTTGGACCTGGTGCGGGAGCGCTTCCCGGGGGATGTGGGCAAGGTGCAGCGCCTGTCGTTGATTGACGAAAGCGGCGAACGCTACGTGCGCATGGCTCATCTGGCCACCGTGGGCAGCAAAACGGTTAACGGCGTCGCGCAATTGCACACGGAATTACTCAAACAAACGGTGCTCAAGGACTTTTACGACCTGTGGCCCGAGAAGTTCCAAAACAAGACCAACGGGGTGACCCTGCGGCGCTGGTTGTTGCTGAGCAATTTGCGTCTGAGCCGGTTAATTGCCAGCCGCATTGGCAAGGATTGGGTGACTGATTACGAGCAACTGCGGCGGTTAGAAGACCACGTGGAAGACCCTCAATTCCGGCAGGCCTGGCGCGACTGTAAACGGGCGATTAAAGCCGAACTGGCGGACTTTATCCGGGAGCGCACCGGTGTGGTGGTGGACCCGGATTCCCTGTTTGATGTGCAGGTCAAACGCATCCACGAGTACAAGCGGCAACACCTGCAGGCGCTGCACATCATTGCCTTGTATAACCGGCTCAAGCGCCACCCCGAGCTGGTAATTCCCCCCCGCACCTTTATCTTCGGTGGCAAGGCGGCCCCCGGCTACTTCATGGCCAAACTCATCATCAAGTTGATTAACTCCCTGGCGGAGGTGGTCAACACCGACCCAGACCTGCAAGGGCGGCTCAAGGTGGTGTTTTTACCCGACTACAACGTGAAGTTGGCCCAGCGGGTGTTTCCGGCAGCCGATTTGTCGGAGCAGATTTCCACGGCGGGCAAGGAGGCCTCCGGCACCGGGAACATGAAATTTGCCCTCAACGGCGCGGTGACCATCGGGACGCTGGATGGGGCCAACATCGAAATTCGGGAGCGGGTCGGGGCGGAAAATTTCTTCCTGTTTGGGTTGACGGCCCCGGAGGTCATGGCCCTGCGTGCCCAAGGCTACCGCCCCTGGGAGTACTACAACGGCAACCCGGTGCTCAAGGAGGCCATTGACCAGATCGCCGGCGGTGTCTTTTCCCGGGGGGATACGTCCCTGTTTCGACCCCTGGTGGACTCCCTGCTCAACCACGACCCCTATGTCCTGCTGGCAGATTTTCAGTCCTTTTTGGACTGCCAAGACCGGGTGAGCCAGGCCTACCAAGACCCCGATCGCTGGACCCGCATGTCCATCCTCAATACGGCCCGCACGGGGTACTTTTCCTCGGACCGGACCATCCAGGAATACTGCCGGGACATTTGGCAGGTGTCGCCCGTGCCCATCGAACTCAAGTCCTACGACCACAATCAGGCCGGCCAGCGGTTGGTGTAGGGGGGAAGTATGGGGTTACATCTCTACCTGCTGCGTCACGGGGAAACCACCTTTAGCCAGACGGGGAGCTACTGCGGCCAACTGGACCCGGACCTGACCCCTGCGGGGCAACAGATGGCGGTGGAATTTGCCCAGGCCTATCGGCAGGTGCCCTGGAGGGCCATCTTCAGCAGCCCCCTGCGGCGGACGGTGGCAACGGCCAAACCCCTGGCGGAGGCGGTAGGACTGGGGATAGAACTGCGGGACGGGCTGCGGGAGGCCCACTACGGCGCTTGGGAAGGCCAAACCCCCGACTGGGTGAAGGCCCACTACCTGGAAGACTACATCCGCTGGATGACGGACCCGGCCTGGAATGCTCCCACTGGCGGGGGAGAAACAGCAGTCCAGGTGGCCAACCGCGCCCTGCCCGTGATTGCTGAAATTGAGGCGACGTATCCCGAGGGCCATGTGCTGGTGGTTTCCCACAAGGCCACCCTGCGGATCATCCTATGCAGCCTGTTGGGGATTGACCTGGGACGTTACCGGGATCGGATCAATGTGCTGGTGGCGTCTGTGAGTGTCATCCGCTTTACCCAGTACGGCCCGCTACTGGAGCGCATGGGGGACCGCAGCCATCTTAACCCCGAACTGCGGGCGCTACCGGGAACATAGATACTTAACCAATATGGAGGACGAACCATGACGTTGAAAATTGGCATCAATGGCTTTGGTCGGATTGGCCGACTGGTGTTTCGGGCCGGGATTGACGACCCCAATTTGGAATTTGTGGGCATCAACGACCTGGTGCCGCCGGATAACCTGGCCTATTTGCTCAAGTACGACTCGACTCACGGGCGTTTCCGGGGTACGGTGGAGGCCAAGGCGGACGGTATCCTGGTCAACGGCCGGTTCATTCCCTGTTTTTCCTGCAAAGACCCGGCGGAATTGCCCTGGACCAAGGTGGGGGTGGATTACGTGGTGGAGTCCACGGGCCTATTCACCAGCTACGACGGGGCCAGCAAGCACCTGGCGGCAGGAGCCAAACGGGTGGTGATTTCTGCCCCCACGAAAGACCCAGACAAGGTGGCTACGTTTGTGGTGGGAGTTAACGACCAGCAGTTCAACCCGGCCCAGCACACGATTGTGTCCAACGCCAGTTGCACCACCAACTGCTTGGCCCCCGTTGCCAAGGTGATCCACGAGCACTTTGGGTTGGCGGAGGGCTTGATGACCACTGTGCATGCCTTCACGGCGACCCAACCGACGGTGGATGGTCCCAGCAGAAAGGACTGGCGCGGCGGTCGAGGGGCCACCCAAAACATCATTCCCTCTTCGACGGGGGCGGCCAAGGCGGTGGCGCTGGTGCTGCCGGAACTGAAAGGGCGCTTGACGGGGATGGCCTTCCGGGTGCCCACGCCCAATGTTTCGGTGGTGGACTTAACGTTTCGCACGGAAAAAAGCACCAGCTACAAGGAGATTTGCGCGGCGATGAAGGCAGCCAGCGAAGGACCCCTGCAGGGCATTCTGGCCTACACGGAGGACGAGGTGGTTTCCAGCGACTGCAACGGCGACCCCCACTCCAGCATTTTTGACGCCGGTGCCGGGATGGAACTCAACCCCCACTTTTTCAAGGTGGTGGCCTGGTATGACAATGAGTGGGGCTATTCCCTGCGGGTGCTGGACCTGATGCGCCGCATGGCCCAGAAAGAAGGGCTGCTGGTTTGATGGTTTGGTCCTGGCTGGGGCGGGGTTTACGGATCATCGCCGGCGTCTATGGGGGATTATTGTTAGTACTGTGGTTGGGCCAAGGACGGTTGATGTATTTCCCCAGTCGCCAGATCGTGGCCACGCCCCAGGATATCGGCCTGGCTTATCAGGACCTGCGCCTGCAAACCGCTGATGGGGTGACGATTGCGGCCTGGTGGATTCCGGCAGCCGACCCCAACGCCCCAGTGATCCTGTTTGCCCATGGCAACGGCGGCAATATCAGCTACCGACTGCCCTACATGCGCATTTTTCACGGGCTGGGCCTGGCCAGCTTGTTTTTTGACTACCGGGGCTACGGCCAGAGCGAAGGCCAACCTAGCGAAGGGGGCACGTATCTAGATGGGGAGGCGGCCTGGCGCTATTTAACCCAGGATCGCCACATTCCTCCGGAGCGCATCGTCCTGTACGGAGAGTCCCTGGGGGGAGGCATTGCCACCTATCTGGCGGTCCATTTTCCCGTCGCCGGCGTCATTTTGGGTTCGACCTTCACCAGCATCCCCGATGTGGCCAGGGAACTTTTTCCCTTCTTACCCGTGGACCTGCTGGCCCAATTCCAGTACAACAACCTGGAGCGCATCCGCCAGATTCGCGTGCCGGTGCTGGTAATTCACAGCCCCCAGGACGAAGTCATCCCCTTTGCCCACGGCCAACGGCTCTACGCCGCCGCCAACGAACCCAAAGACTTCCTGGAAATCCAGGGCAGCCACAACGAGGGCTTTTTGGATTCCTTGCCCGTTTACGAAGCAGGTATTCGTCGGTTTATTGAGAAAATTTTTTATCAAAACTACTGGAATATGAACTCGGATGGTGATACTGCCCGCTAAAGGGACTCCCCTGTTGTGCTGGTAAGGGCTTAGGCAAAAATATGAAAACAATCTGACTTTAATATGAAGAGAATATGATTTTCCGTGGATTGCCTTGGGAATTTTATCCCCCTAAAATGGGGTTAGGTTAAGGAAAGGGTGACACATGGCAAACTTCATGGATTGGCGAGTATTTCTGGTGGTATTTAGCACAGTGTTTTTGGCGGAATTGGGGGACAAGACCCAGTTGGCGACGGTGTTGTTTGCCGCAGAACGCACGGCCAGTAAATGGTTAGTTTTTAGCGGGGCGGCGTTGGCGTTGGTGGCCACATCGGCGCTGGGGGTTTTAGTCGGGGAAGGGTTGGGTCATTTACTCCATCCCAAGTGGCTGCATACCATTGCCGGTGTGGGTTTTGTGGTAATTGGCGTGCTGACGATGATCAAAGCCTAGGGAAGTTGCCTTACTATAGTGGGGGTAACGATGGGGGCTTAAACATGCGTCCCTGGTGGTGGGGTGTGGGGGTTGTTGTCCTGGCGACAGGTTGTCAACTGGGACCGCGCTGGCAATGGGTGCAGGGGGAGGGGTTCCAGGTGCAACTGCCTGGTAGGCCCCGGTATGAGGAACGGCAACTGGAGACCCCCGTAGGGACAGTCAAGGCTCAGGCGTGGGGGGTCAACCGGCCTCGGGGGTCTTATGCCCTGGTGCTGACGGATTACCAGCAGCCGGTGGCCCGTTTGGCGGACTCGCCCTGGATGTGGGCGCAACTGAAGGCCCAGGCCCAGCAGCGGGTGCAAGGCCAAGTCATACAGGACCAAGCGCTGACCTTTGGGGGTTATCCGGGGCGGGAAATTGTCCTGCGCATTCCCCCAGAACGGCTCCAGGGGGGTGGCATCGCCCAGATGCGCTTTTATTTTGTGGGGCAGCGGGTGTACGGACTCTATGCCATCGTGCCCCAGACCCTTCAGGAAGAAACGGTACAGTTTTTCGATTCGTTTCAAGTGAACGCCGGAACCCCTAGCCCTTGAATTAGAGTAGTGAGGGAGTGGCGCGTGAGGCCGTTGTGACCCGTCGCACTTGGCTGGAGACTGCGGAGTACGCCCTAGTGTTGGGGTCATTGGTGGGCACGGTAACGGCGGTGGTTTCCCAGCAAGTGTTGGCGGCGGTGGTGCCCTTGTCTTTAGCCTTGGCAGTCAACCTCATCCAGCGCAGCCAATTGGCGGCCAGCCAACAGCAGTTGTTGTTTCAGGTCCTGGAAAACCTCAACCAGCGCTACAGTACCGACTTCAAATTTCTCCGGCGACGGTTACAGGAGTTGGCGTCCCTGCCGGAATCGGTGAATCTTCGACCCGTGGAACAGGCACTTCAGGAGTTACAGCAGGCCCTGGGGCGGTTGCAGGGGGAGATGAACCAGCGCCTGGCCCCGGTGGAGGGTTTGACCCTCGACCCCCTTTATCGGCAATTGCAGCAGTTACAGGAGCAGTACCGGCTGCTGTGTCAGGGATTGACAGACCTTACCTGCCAGATAGATCAATTACCCCCGGCGCAACGGGTGAACCGCCTGGAACAGGGGTTGGAGCACCTACAACGCCAGACCGCCCAACTGCAGGCCCACGTGCAGCAATTGCGCCAAATGCCAACGGTGGATGTGGGTGCGCTGGAGGCCCAAATTCAGTCCCTCAGCCAACAGCTTGTCGCCCCCCAAAGCCTGCAGGCCCAGCTCACAGCGCTAGAGACGGCCACCCAACAGCTACAAAGTGCGGTGCAACACCTGGGTGAGGAAGTGACTAACGCCAAGCAGGTCCAGCAACAGGTGGGTCGTTTGGAGCGGGAACTGCAACGCCAACACCAGCTAGCCTCCTTGGTGCAGCGACTGCGTCAGGAACTGGAGCAACTGACCACCCAGACTCAAAAGCAGCAGCATGTCACCCAAACCCTAGCCCAGGAATTGGGGGTGTGGCAAAACCGGTTGCGGGAATGGGAGCAGCAGCAGGACCTGGTGGCGCAACTCCAGCAGAAAGTCCAAACCCTACAACAACAGGCTGAGGGCTATCTGCACCGCACCGCTCTTTTGCCTTTGGTGACGGCTGTGGAGCGTTTGCACCGGCGACAAACCCAGCACCAGCAGCAACTTGAACCCCTGGCGGCTGCCCTGGCTAGGCTGCAAAGTCAACTGGAACACATGCCGGACCCAGCCGCTCTGGCCACCCTGGAGCAACTGCAACGGCACATAGCCCAGTTACGGCAGGAGCAGGCTGCTGCCTTGGACCAGGTGAAAACGGAACTGGCGCAAACCCAAGCCCAATTGCAGGCGGTTCCCCAACTCCAGCAACAATTGGCGGATGTGACGCAACTGGTGGCGCAGATGGACCACGGTCAGGGGGATTTGCGGGAGTACACTCAGACCCTGGCCAGCCGGCAACAGCACATGGAGCAGCAGTGGCAGGCCACCCAGACCCAACTCCAGCAGGTGCCCCAGCAGGTGGCCGCAGCCGTACAAAGCTGGGCGGAAATCATCAACCAGCACCTGCGCCAGATTCCCCACTACCGCTATGAACTGGTGACGGACCGGTTTGGGGCGCAGCAGGTCCTCCAGGACGCCTTGGCCCAAACAACCCGAGAACTGGTCATCGTCTCCCCCTGGTTAAGCCAGCAGGTGATTGACCGCGCCTTTCTCCAGGGCCTGCGTCGCCTGTTGCAGCAGGGGGTGCAGGTGTACATCGGTTGGGGGGACGCCCAAGACCTGAAAAACCGGGAACTCCAGCGGGATGGCCGCAATCGCTGGCGCAGTGGTCCCGGTCGCTTTTCCTGGAAATACAACGCCCTGCCGGACCTGGAACAACTGGAGCAAGAATTTCCTGAGCAGTTTCATCTCAAGTTCTTGGGCACCCAGGAGCACTACCTAGTGAGTGACGACCGATTGGCGTTACTGGGAAGTCAGGCGCTCTTGGGAAACCCTAACCCCAGCCGGGAAATCAGCCTCAAAACCGACGACCCCCACCTATGCCAGGACCTGCGCCGGCGTTTTCAGCGGGCCACCGACCTAGACACCCTGCCCTAGCCCCCAGCGCCGCCGCACCTGGTCACAAATGTTGGCGAACAACCGGCGGGCCACCTGGGTCAGGCGGGGGGATTCCTCATCCATTTTGGTCACCAGGGCCTGCGCCCCCGTCGCGCCCATGGCTTGGATAAAGTCATCGGCGTACTCCGGCAAGCGGCACCAATCCCGCACCGTGGTGGCATCGGCCTCCAGGTGAAATTGCAGCCCCAGCGCCCAGTCCCCCACCTGAAACGCCTGCACCCGGCACTGGTCCGACGACGCCAGCAACTGGGCCTGGGGGGGTAATATCTGCACCTCCTGCCCGTGCCAATGCAAGGCCACCAAGGGGGAAGGCACGCCCTGTAGCCAAGGAGAGTCTGTTGCTGGGGGCGTTAGATACACCGGCGTGAGACCAACTTCCGGCCTCGGCATGGCTCCCACCCGACCCCCCAGGGCCTCCGCCAGCAACTGCGCCCCCAAACACACCCCCACGTAGGGCACTTGATAGTCCTGCACCGCCTGGCGAATCCATTGTTTTTCGGCAACCAACCAGGGATATTCCTGTTCCTGGTCCACATTCATCGGGCCGCCCATCACCCAAATTGCATGGTAATCCGTCGGTGGCGGCAGCGGCTCCCCCTGGCTGAGTTCCACCACATCCACAGCAATACCCGCTGCAGTACACCAGGGGGCAATCATGCCCAGGCCCTCCTCCGGCACGTGCTTGACCACCAAAAACCTCATGGCATCACCTGTTACGGCCACCCATAGTCCATCGTGCCAGGAGAACCAGCCGGACGTCTGTCATTTCCGGTACGGATTTATCACCCAGTTGGCGTCTCCGGGGCCAACCAGTAAAAAGCCCTAGTCTCCACGACTAGAGCCAACATTCCACAGGGAGTAACTAACATGGCGTATCGTAACTTATTTTAGGCCCTCTTGCCAAGGTTCATGACCCTCAACTCCCAATGCCAGCAATTGCGCCTGGGCCTTGTGCAAACACTCGCGCCACTCCCGTTCGGGGTCACTATCGCTGACGATACCTGCGCCTACCTGTCCCCAGGCCATCCCCGTCCCCGCCGGAAACAGGAGCGTGCGGATCAGGATATTCCAGTCCCCCCGTCCCCGCCGATCCCAGTACCCACAGGAACCGTAGAACAAATTGCGCGGCTGGGGTTCCAAGGCCTGGAGAATTTCCATGCAGCGCACCTTCGGACAGCCGGTGATCGTCCCCCCTGGGAACACCGCCTGGAACACATCCGCCATCGTCCAATCGGGGCGCAACCGGCCGGTAATCCGGCTCACCAGATGCATCACGTGGCTATAGCGCTCGACGGTCAACAGTTCCGCCACCCGCACCGAACCGGCCTGACACACCCGGCCCAAATCGTTTCGTTCCAGGTCCACCAGCATGATGTGTTCCGCCCGCTCCTTGGGATGCTGCTGCAACTCCTGGGCCAGGGCCGCATCTTGGGCCGGCGTACGCCCCCGGGGACGGGTACCCGCAATGGGACGGGTTTCGATGGTCTCCCCTTGCACCTGCACCAGACGCTCCGGCGAACAACTCACCACCTGACCCCAGGGCGTCTGCCAGTAACTGGCAAAAGGGGATGGGTTCAACCGGGTCAACCGCTGATAGACGCGCCAGGGATGCATAGCCGTGGGCACCCCAAACCGCACTGACAAATTCGCCTGGAAAATGTCCCCTGCCCGGATATGGGCCTGCACCTTGTGCACCCGCTGCTGGTATTCCCAGGGGGTCAACTGCCACTGCACCGGACCGGTCGGCGCCAGGTCGGGAAATACCGGTTCTGACAGGGTATGCAGGCGTTGCCTCAAGCCGGCTAGTTGGTCCCTGTCGGGCGCCCCCAGGTACAGCCGGTCCTGCTGGTGGTCTAAAACGGCGCACCAGTCCGGTTGCCACCAAAACCCCACCGGAAAAGGCAAGGGGTCGGTTGCCAAAGGGGGTAAACGCTCCCAGGCCCACACCGCCTCGTAGGCCAGCCAGCCCCACCATCCCCCCGCAAAGGGCACCTCCGCCGGTGCAGTGACGGCAGGGTCAGTGCGCAAATGCTGGCGCAACCAGGGCAACAGATGCGGTATAGCCAGGGCCACCCACCGTCGTCCGGCGGCACACAGGGAATAGCGTCCCCCACTGCCGGGCGGGCTTTCCAACAAAGCGGCCACCGGCTCCGTCAACCCCAGTCGGGCAAACACCTGGCTCCCTGTGCGTCCGTTCAGGGGTTGAGATTGCCACAGCCACTTAGTCCCCGCCATAGACCAGCCGCGCCCCGCACAACCCCAGCAAAGCCACCAAGGCCAATGTATCCCTCCAACCCCAGACCACCGGGCGCCAGTGCAAAGGGGGTTCCTGTCCCGGTTGGTAGCCGCGCGCCACCATCGCCGTCGCCACCTGTTCCGCCCGCAAAAACAAATTCACCAGCAACCGCTCCGCCACCAACAACCACACCTGCGCCAGCTGCCGCAGTTTTAACTTCGACCAGCGAATGCCCCGCATTTGCACCGACCGCACCAGGTTTTGCACCTCCTCCAACACCAGGGGGATAAACCGCAGAGACAGGGTCAGGCTCAAGCTGATGTCCCCCACCGGCCAGCCCCAGCGCCGCAACGGTTGCAAACACCAGGCTATGGCCGCCGCGATCGCTTCACTGGGGGTCGTCAGCAAGTAGAGATGGGTGGCATAGACCAGGGTAAAAAACAAACTGCTCAAGCGCCAGGCCAACTGCCAGGACCGCCGGGTCACCGTCAACCATTGCCAGCGAAACAGGACATAGTCATAGGATGTGGGGGGTGTACCGACATCCGGGGGTAAACGGGGTTGGGTATGCACTGCCAGGCCATCCGGCGACAGGGCAACGATCACCAACAAAACCAGGCAGAACCCCCCCAGACCCAACAAATGTTTCCACCACACCCGCCGGGGCAACCCCGCCAGCAGCGTCAAACCCACCAGGATGGCCACCAGTACCCCCCGCCAAACTCCATTGGCCAGGATGGGCGTCAGCAACAGGGCCATCAACCAGCCCAACTTCACCCGGGCGTCCAGCCGGTGCAGCCAGGTTTGGGGCGCTTCCAGGTACAGACCCAGAGGTAACGAGCGCAGCAGGTCCATCAACGGCGGGTCAGAATGGTCATTGGTTGCTCCAGGCTCCGCAGGGTATCGCTCAGGGTACGGACTTCCGCCACCTGGCGCTGGTTGTCCAGGTCAATCGCCCGCAGATGATTGTGCAGTTGTTGGAGCATGGCGGCAGTTGCCTGAACCAGGGTGGCCAGGGCTGCCAACTGCTTGAATTGCACTGCCGCCGGGGGACTGGCCTGCTGTTGTTGGCGTCGCACCTGGGCCAGTTGCTGTTCCACCGCCTGGGGGAGAGTTTGCACCTGGTCGCACACCTCAGCCGGGGTCTCGGCCAGTAACCGC
This DNA window, taken from Gloeomargarita sp. SRBZ-1_bins_9, encodes the following:
- a CDS encoding glycogen/starch/alpha-glucan phosphorylase; this encodes MTTATPTATQPLYEDDRTGLSVESLKRAFIDNLFYVQGKFPQIATQNDYYMALAYTVRDRMLQRWISTAETYTKQRSRTVCYLSAEFLTGPHLGNNLINLGIYDQVKQAITELGLDFEALLYREEEPGLGNGGLGRLAACFLDSLATLQIPAIGYGIRYEFGIFDQEIRDGWQVEITDKWLRFGNPWEIARPEWAVEVKLGGYTEPYTDEQGRYRVRWHPHQVIKGVPYDTPIPGYLVNTANTLRLWKAEAPESFDFAAFNRGDYYGAVEEKIISENVTKVLYPNDEPIQGKRLRLVQQIFFVSCSLQDMFRILKGQGIPVTDFHKKFALQLNDTHPAIAVAELMRLLVDEHHLDWDRAWEITTQSCAYTNHTLLPEALERWPVDMFASLLPRHLEIIYEINRRFLDLVRERFPGDVGKVQRLSLIDESGERYVRMAHLATVGSKTVNGVAQLHTELLKQTVLKDFYDLWPEKFQNKTNGVTLRRWLLLSNLRLSRLIASRIGKDWVTDYEQLRRLEDHVEDPQFRQAWRDCKRAIKAELADFIRERTGVVVDPDSLFDVQVKRIHEYKRQHLQALHIIALYNRLKRHPELVIPPRTFIFGGKAAPGYFMAKLIIKLINSLAEVVNTDPDLQGRLKVVFLPDYNVKLAQRVFPAADLSEQISTAGKEASGTGNMKFALNGAVTIGTLDGANIEIRERVGAENFFLFGLTAPEVMALRAQGYRPWEYYNGNPVLKEAIDQIAGGVFSRGDTSLFRPLVDSLLNHDPYVLLADFQSFLDCQDRVSQAYQDPDRWTRMSILNTARTGYFSSDRTIQEYCRDIWQVSPVPIELKSYDHNQAGQRLV
- a CDS encoding histidine phosphatase family protein encodes the protein MGLHLYLLRHGETTFSQTGSYCGQLDPDLTPAGQQMAVEFAQAYRQVPWRAIFSSPLRRTVATAKPLAEAVGLGIELRDGLREAHYGAWEGQTPDWVKAHYLEDYIRWMTDPAWNAPTGGGETAVQVANRALPVIAEIEATYPEGHVLVVSHKATLRIILCSLLGIDLGRYRDRINVLVASVSVIRFTQYGPLLERMGDRSHLNPELRALPGT
- the gap gene encoding type I glyceraldehyde-3-phosphate dehydrogenase, giving the protein MTLKIGINGFGRIGRLVFRAGIDDPNLEFVGINDLVPPDNLAYLLKYDSTHGRFRGTVEAKADGILVNGRFIPCFSCKDPAELPWTKVGVDYVVESTGLFTSYDGASKHLAAGAKRVVISAPTKDPDKVATFVVGVNDQQFNPAQHTIVSNASCTTNCLAPVAKVIHEHFGLAEGLMTTVHAFTATQPTVDGPSRKDWRGGRGATQNIIPSSTGAAKAVALVLPELKGRLTGMAFRVPTPNVSVVDLTFRTEKSTSYKEICAAMKAASEGPLQGILAYTEDEVVSSDCNGDPHSSIFDAGAGMELNPHFFKVVAWYDNEWGYSLRVLDLMRRMAQKEGLLV
- a CDS encoding alpha/beta hydrolase, whose protein sequence is MVWSWLGRGLRIIAGVYGGLLLVLWLGQGRLMYFPSRQIVATPQDIGLAYQDLRLQTADGVTIAAWWIPAADPNAPVILFAHGNGGNISYRLPYMRIFHGLGLASLFFDYRGYGQSEGQPSEGGTYLDGEAAWRYLTQDRHIPPERIVLYGESLGGGIATYLAVHFPVAGVILGSTFTSIPDVARELFPFLPVDLLAQFQYNNLERIRQIRVPVLVIHSPQDEVIPFAHGQRLYAAANEPKDFLEIQGSHNEGFLDSLPVYEAGIRRFIEKIFYQNYWNMNSDGDTAR
- a CDS encoding TMEM165/GDT1 family protein; this encodes MANFMDWRVFLVVFSTVFLAELGDKTQLATVLFAAERTASKWLVFSGAALALVATSALGVLVGEGLGHLLHPKWLHTIAGVGFVVIGVLTMIKA
- a CDS encoding type 1 glutamine amidotransferase; the encoded protein is MRFLVVKHVPEEGLGMIAPWCTAAGIAVDVVELSQGEPLPPPTDYHAIWVMGGPMNVDQEQEYPWLVAEKQWIRQAVQDYQVPYVGVCLGAQLLAEALGGRVGAMPRPEVGLTPVYLTPPATDSPWLQGVPSPLVALHWHGQEVQILPPQAQLLASSDQCRVQAFQVGDWALGLQFHLEADATTVRDWCRLPEYADDFIQAMGATGAQALVTKMDEESPRLTQVARRLFANICDQVRRRWGLGQGV
- a CDS encoding anthranilate synthase component I is translated as MAGTKWLWQSQPLNGRTGSQVFARLGLTEPVAALLESPPGSGGRYSLCAAGRRWVALAIPHLLPWLRQHLRTDPAVTAPAEVPFAGGWWGWLAYEAVWAWERLPPLATDPLPFPVGFWWQPDWCAVLDHQQDRLYLGAPDRDQLAGLRQRLHTLSEPVFPDLAPTGPVQWQLTPWEYQQRVHKVQAHIRAGDIFQANLSVRFGVPTAMHPWRVYQRLTRLNPSPFASYWQTPWGQVVSCSPERLVQVQGETIETRPIAGTRPRGRTPAQDAALAQELQQHPKERAEHIMLVDLERNDLGRVCQAGSVRVAELLTVERYSHVMHLVSRITGRLRPDWTMADVFQAVFPGGTITGCPKVRCMEILQALEPQPRNLFYGSCGYWDRRGRGDWNILIRTLLFPAGTGMAWGQVGAGIVSDSDPEREWRECLHKAQAQLLALGVEGHEPWQEGLK
- a CDS encoding energy-coupling factor transporter transmembrane protein EcfT, which codes for MDLLRSLPLGLYLEAPQTWLHRLDARVKLGWLMALLLTPILANGVWRGVLVAILVGLTLLAGLPRRVWWKHLLGLGGFCLVLLVIVALSPDGLAVHTQPRLPPDVGTPPTSYDYVLFRWQWLTVTRRSWQLAWRLSSLFFTLVYATHLYLLTTPSEAIAAAIAWCLQPLRRWGWPVGDISLSLTLSLRFIPLVLEEVQNLVRSVQMRGIRWSKLKLRQLAQVWLLVAERLLVNLFLRAEQVATAMVARGYQPGQEPPLHWRPVVWGWRDTLALVALLGLCGARLVYGGD